The DNA region TGACCAAGGAATCTCGCAATCGTAAGCTGACTGCTGTCTTGGTAGTCAACGAAGAGACGGATCTAATCCGCGAGACGCTAAATAGTGTGCGTCAGATTGTGGATGAGATCGTGCTGTTGAATACTGGTAACACGAACGCAATCTCGTCCCTTGCCAGTGAGTTTCAGGCCCGCGTTGTGGCCCATGCCTGGCAGGATTCGTTCGGCGAGGCACGCAATGCCGCGCTAGCGCATGTGACTGGCGAATGGATCCTGTGGCTCGATCCAGGCGAAACGATCGCTGCGGAAGATGCGGCTAGTCTTCGCCAGTTCGTCAACAGCCAAGTCGACATTATGACGGCCTACGTGCTGCTGGTCCGCGCGCCGCAAGCTCCCGGAGCCATCGGCAGCGAACAGATCGGCCAGGTTCGTCTGCACCCCAATCATCCTGGCATTCGTTATGAAGGGCGTGTGCGAGAAAACGTGATTCAATCGCTCGCCGAATGTGGCATGTCGATCGAAGCCGTTCCATTTCTCGTGCAGCGCAATGGGATCGAGAGCGATTCCAACTGGAAGATCAAACGTGCCAGTCGCGACGCCAAACTGGTCGAACGCGAAATCAAAGAAACGGGCCCCAGTGCCCGCCTGATGATTTGCATGGGCGAAGCCGTGCAGACACTAAACGATCAGGCCAACGCGCTGATGTTCTACGAACAGGCTTGCCGTTTGTCGGAGCATGGATCGGCCGAGATGCTCGAGGCTTTCTACGGCATTCTCACGGCGCTTGATAGTCGACCTGATGGCCTTGATACACAAATTCAAACCTGCATGACGGCATTAGAGATCTTTCCACTCGATGCCCAACTGCTCTGTGCGATTGGTGGCTACCTGCAATCGAAAGGACACCTCGATTTGGCGAGACGTTCTTTTGAAACCGCCTACAAGCATGGCCAAATCAATCTGGAAACCTGGCATATCGACGACATCGACGAGATCGCCGCGTCATGCCTGGCGATTACGACACACGCTGTTGGTCGGGAAGAAGAAGCAGAGCGGATCCTGATGGAAGCTCTTGTGGATTGTCCCCGATCGGTTCGACTACGTCGCCAGGTGATCGAGACCCACGTCAAGCACGGCCGACGCCAGGAAGCGATCGTCGAACTCGATAAGTTGCCGTCCGACTATCCCAAAATTGAATCGCTGCGAAGTGCTGTTCGGGGAGCGTCGTTGGCATCGAAAGAAAATTGGGTTGCCGCTCGTCCTTATCTCGAAGCCGCCTATCGACAGGGATCTCGTGAGCCATTGTGCCTGCGATGGTATGCAACAACGTTGGCCGCACTTGGCGAGCTAGAAATGTCGCGGGAGGTCTTAACAACCTGGAAGGAACGCGACTCTCACAATTCAGAACCTGACGAGTTGCTGAGAACTCTACTGGGTGGACCGACCGTCCGTTTGTCGACATCCAGCAAAGCTGGCTAGTACACGTCTATTCAGCGATTAGTACATAAAAAAGCCTCGCAGACTATGCGAGGCTTTTTGTTTATTTTCGGTTGTGGCCCCGAAGACCTATGAACGACCGACACGGTTGAGCACGGTCGAAAGCGTTTCCCGTAGAACCGTTCCGCTACGCCGTAGGGCCTGGATTTCTTTGGGCCAGAGGTCGAGTTGGAAGGTCGATTCCACGCCGTTCTTACCGACGACGGTGGGCACGCTCAACGCCACGTCGCGAATGTCATAGCAACCGTTTTGAATGCTGGAGATCGGCAAGATCTGATGGCTATCCAATGCGATCGCATCGATGACGTCGCGAATGGCAATGCCAACTGCGAAGCCAGCGCCACCCTTCTTCTTGATCACTTCTGCCCCAGAGCCCTTGGTGCGAGTGAACAGTTCGTTCGCGGCGTTGGGATTCCAGCCAGGGAACTTCTCAAGTGGCAGACCATTGACCGAAGCAGACGACCAGATCGGTACCATGCTGTCGCCATGTTCCCCGAGGATCAACGCTTTGACCTGCGTAGGTGGCAGCTTGCAGAACTCAGCGATCAGGGCCCGAAAGCGGATCGTGTCGAGTTGCGTGCCCAGGCCAATCACTCGGTTGGTTGGTAGGTCGAGCCGGGTGGAAGCGAGGTAGGTCAGAATGTCGACTGGGTTGGAAACGACAAAGACAGTCGCATCCTTCTTATAGCCGACTTTTTTGATCGAATCGAGGATCGTCAAGAACAAGTCGACATTGCGATTGATCAGGTCCAGGCGGCTCTCATCTGGCTTGCGGCGTAGGCCGGCCGTGATGCAGATGACGTCTGAATCGGGAATGTGTTCGTAACTGCCGCTGGAAATG from Bremerella alba includes:
- a CDS encoding glycosyltransferase, producing MTKESRNRKLTAVLVVNEETDLIRETLNSVRQIVDEIVLLNTGNTNAISSLASEFQARVVAHAWQDSFGEARNAALAHVTGEWILWLDPGETIAAEDAASLRQFVNSQVDIMTAYVLLVRAPQAPGAIGSEQIGQVRLHPNHPGIRYEGRVRENVIQSLAECGMSIEAVPFLVQRNGIESDSNWKIKRASRDAKLVEREIKETGPSARLMICMGEAVQTLNDQANALMFYEQACRLSEHGSAEMLEAFYGILTALDSRPDGLDTQIQTCMTALEIFPLDAQLLCAIGGYLQSKGHLDLARRSFETAYKHGQINLETWHIDDIDEIAASCLAITTHAVGREEEAERILMEALVDCPRSVRLRRQVIETHVKHGRRQEAIVELDKLPSDYPKIESLRSAVRGASLASKENWVAARPYLEAAYRQGSREPLCLRWYATTLAALGELEMSREVLTTWKERDSHNSEPDELLRTLLGGPTVRLSTSSKAG
- a CDS encoding lactate/malate dehydrogenase family protein; its protein translation is MKVSIIGGGGLVGSCAGFALQCSGIVREIALLDVNADLAGGQALDLLHGGPSTADQIISSGSYEHIPDSDVICITAGLRRKPDESRLDLINRNVDLFLTILDSIKKVGYKKDATVFVVSNPVDILTYLASTRLDLPTNRVIGLGTQLDTIRFRALIAEFCKLPPTQVKALILGEHGDSMVPIWSSASVNGLPLEKFPGWNPNAANELFTRTKGSGAEVIKKKGGAGFAVGIAIRDVIDAIALDSHQILPISSIQNGCYDIRDVALSVPTVVGKNGVESTFQLDLWPKEIQALRRSGTVLRETLSTVLNRVGRS